CGTTGTCTAAAACAACAGTATATAACACATTAAAACTATTTCAATCTAAAGGATTGGTAACTGTTATAACTATTGAGGAAAATGAAGCGAGATTTGATATCAATACACATCTACACGGGCATTTTAAATGTATAAGTTGTGGGAAAATTTTTGATTTTGATATTAAAGAAATTTCAATTGATTCAAGTCTTGAAAAAGAAAATAAGATTATTGATCAACAATTATATATTAGAGGGTATTGTAAAGAATGTCTCGAAAAGATGGAAAAATAAAAAAATCCTGCTTTGCAGGATTTTTTTATTACAGACTGTCGACAAAGTCCAAGTAATCCTGGTATAATAAAAATAGGGGT
This is a stretch of genomic DNA from Marinitoga sp. 1197. It encodes these proteins:
- a CDS encoding Fur family transcriptional regulator, translated to MSTEEKIEYISEILREKNISPSLQRIQIYKYLMDNQVHPNVDMIYKALVKTIPTLSKTTVYNTLKLFQSKGLVTVITIEENEARFDINTHLHGHFKCISCGKIFDFDIKEISIDSSLEKENKIIDQQLYIRGYCKECLEKMEK